The Desulfovibrio sp. UIB00 genome has a window encoding:
- the cybH gene encoding Ni/Fe-hydrogenase, b-type cytochrome subunit — translation MSEQHLLPQLPMGKSIYVYQLPIRIWHWVMVACVIVLIVTGYIIGKPWLSVTGEPYDTFYMGYTRMAHFIAGFVLIISTVLRYIYGLVWGNRFSRELIIVPVWSKDWWNDLWQDVRWYLFLNKECAAHVGHNPLAQLGMGTGMIFMLVIMLTGLGMYAQDSHVPFIRFFAFVQDWINNWFGGNGQMTRSLHRLGMLLLITFVTVHLYMVIREEIMGKTTLVSSMFSGFRERRKP, via the coding sequence ATGAGCGAACAACATCTTCTGCCGCAACTGCCAATGGGCAAAAGCATATACGTTTATCAACTGCCCATACGCATCTGGCATTGGGTTATGGTTGCCTGTGTCATTGTGCTTATTGTCACTGGCTACATTATCGGCAAACCCTGGCTTTCCGTCACTGGTGAGCCGTACGACACATTTTACATGGGCTACACCCGCATGGCCCACTTTATTGCGGGCTTTGTACTGATTATTTCAACAGTACTGCGCTACATATACGGCCTTGTGTGGGGCAACCGCTTTTCACGCGAGCTTATCATCGTGCCGGTGTGGAGCAAGGACTGGTGGAACGACCTGTGGCAGGACGTGCGCTGGTATCTGTTCCTGAACAAGGAATGCGCCGCGCATGTGGGACATAACCCGCTGGCGCAGCTGGGCATGGGCACGGGCATGATCTTCATGCTTGTCATCATGCTCACGGGTCTTGGCATGTACGCGCAGGACAGCCACGTGCCGTTTATCCGCTTTTTCGCCTTTGTGCAGGACTGGATAAACAACTGGTTTGGCGGCAACGGGCAGATGACCCGCAGCTTGCACCGACTGGGCATGCTGCTGCTCATTACCTTTGTGACCGTGCACCTGTACATGGTCATACGCGAAGAAATCATGGGTAAGACCACCCTGGTTTCGTCCATGTTCAGCGGATTCCGCGAACGCCGCAAGCCATAA
- the hybD gene encoding HyaD/HybD family hydrogenase maturation endopeptidase: MEQIVILGLGNILYGDEGFGVLLAQRLYAHWDFPENVEVVDGGTQGQTLLTFVERADKLLVLDAVDFGLEPGELLLRDNVPAYLTAQKIGPHQNSFSEVMGLAALRGTAPEHCALIGVQPAAMTLAAPLSTPVSESFEAAQNIALDVLRQWGIDPQLRAQPRHLSAAVLDSLVQGCV, translated from the coding sequence ATGGAACAGATCGTCATTCTTGGTCTTGGCAATATTCTGTACGGCGATGAAGGCTTTGGCGTACTTTTGGCGCAGCGGCTTTACGCCCATTGGGATTTTCCTGAAAACGTGGAAGTCGTGGACGGCGGCACCCAGGGGCAAACCCTGCTGACCTTTGTGGAAAGGGCTGACAAGCTGCTGGTGCTGGATGCGGTAGATTTTGGGCTGGAACCAGGCGAACTGTTGCTGCGCGACAACGTGCCGGCATACCTGACAGCGCAAAAGATCGGCCCGCACCAGAACAGCTTTTCGGAAGTGATGGGTCTTGCCGCCCTGCGCGGCACAGCCCCGGAGCACTGCGCCCTCATTGGCGTGCAACCGGCAGCCATGACCCTGGCAGCCCCCCTGTCCACTCCGGTCAGCGAAAGTTTTGAAGCAGCGCAAAACATTGCGCTGGATGTGCTGCGGCAATGGGGCATTGACCCGCAGTTGCGGGCGCAGCCGCGCCATCTTTCCGCAGCTGTGCTCGACAGCCTTGTTCAGGGTTGCGTGTAG
- a CDS encoding acyl-CoA thioesterase has translation MARINIYTQQITVGQDDIDMQRRVSNLRFVAWMQDVAVAHSAVCGWPMERYESIGQGWVVRQHTITYKRPAFLGDVITAATWIASYASRRSLRRYAFWNAKEKALLAEAETQWVFIDMTSGKPVSVPVELQESFPIVDEDAPGVFRRLCV, from the coding sequence ATGGCTCGGATCAACATATACACGCAGCAGATCACGGTTGGACAGGATGATATTGACATGCAGCGCCGCGTCAGCAACCTGCGCTTTGTGGCCTGGATGCAGGATGTGGCGGTTGCGCATTCTGCCGTTTGCGGTTGGCCCATGGAGCGGTACGAAAGCATCGGGCAAGGCTGGGTGGTGCGCCAGCACACCATCACCTACAAGCGCCCGGCCTTTCTGGGTGATGTGATTACAGCCGCTACATGGATTGCATCCTACGCTTCGCGCCGCAGCCTGCGCCGCTATGCTTTTTGGAACGCAAAGGAAAAAGCCCTGCTTGCCGAGGCAGAAACACAGTGGGTCTTCATTGATATGACCAGCGGAAAACCAGTCAGTGTGCCTGTCGAGCTACAGGAGTCTTTTCCCATAGTAGACGAAGATGCACCGGGTGTATTCCGGCGCTTGTGCGTGTAG
- the lolA gene encoding outer membrane lipoprotein chaperone LolA: MRINGMLALAAGLVLLVASAAQAADIAATIQARYEKLRTFSATFEQTLTHKESGSVEKRQGNLLFQKPLLIRWQTDKPHEETLVVTHKEIWDYLADEEIAYRYPLELVRDSRTIIQVITGQAALTKDFDVKEAGQENGLAKLHLYPKEPAPQMVEALLWVEPSTGYIRRASIIDFYGNSNDVRFTQFKPDTSLKESDFTFTAPKGVEVEDRIDRKVQEKELFK; encoded by the coding sequence ATGCGCATAAATGGCATGCTGGCCCTGGCGGCCGGGCTTGTTCTTCTTGTGGCTTCAGCCGCGCAGGCTGCGGATATAGCGGCGACCATCCAGGCGCGGTATGAAAAGCTGCGCACGTTTTCCGCCACGTTTGAGCAAACGCTGACCCACAAGGAAAGCGGCTCGGTGGAGAAACGGCAGGGCAACCTGCTGTTCCAGAAGCCCCTGCTTATCCGCTGGCAGACAGATAAACCCCATGAAGAAACCCTTGTGGTCACACATAAGGAAATTTGGGATTATCTTGCTGATGAAGAAATTGCCTACCGCTACCCCCTGGAGCTTGTGCGCGATTCACGCACCATTATTCAGGTCATCACCGGGCAGGCAGCACTGACCAAGGATTTTGACGTCAAGGAAGCCGGGCAGGAAAATGGCCTCGCCAAACTGCACCTTTACCCCAAGGAACCCGCTCCGCAGATGGTTGAAGCCCTTTTGTGGGTTGAGCCTTCCACCGGCTATATCCGCAGGGCGAGCATCATTGACTTTTACGGCAATTCCAATGACGTGCGCTTTACGCAGTTCAAGCCCGACACCTCGCTGAAAGAATCGGACTTCACCTTTACCGCGCCCAAGGGCGTGGAAGTTGAAGACCGCATTGACCGCAAGGTACAGGAAAAGGAACTCTTTAAGTAA
- the efp gene encoding elongation factor P, whose amino-acid sequence MYSTTDFRKGLKIEVEGTPYEIVDFQHFKPGKGGAMVRTKLRNILTGRMQDITFRSGEKVNKPDLETRDMQFLYRQDDDLIFMDMTTYEQLQMHITTTDGKEGFLKDGQECRVLLYKGSPLDIDIPLSLVLAVVETEPGAKGDTVSNVTKAAKLETGISVQVPIFVNEGDRIKVDTRTKEYLGRE is encoded by the coding sequence ATGTATTCTACCACAGACTTTCGCAAGGGTCTGAAGATCGAAGTCGAAGGCACCCCTTACGAAATCGTTGATTTTCAGCATTTCAAGCCCGGCAAGGGTGGCGCTATGGTCCGTACCAAGCTGCGCAACATCCTTACTGGTCGCATGCAGGATATAACCTTCCGTTCCGGTGAAAAGGTCAACAAGCCCGATCTGGAAACCCGCGACATGCAGTTTCTGTATCGTCAGGACGACGACCTTATCTTCATGGATATGACCACCTACGAACAGCTCCAGATGCACATCACCACCACGGATGGCAAGGAAGGCTTTCTTAAGGACGGTCAGGAATGCCGCGTGCTGCTGTACAAGGGCAGCCCCCTTGATATCGACATCCCGCTGAGCCTCGTGCTTGCGGTTGTTGAAACCGAGCCGGGCGCCAAGGGCGACACCGTCAGCAACGTCACCAAGGCTGCCAAGCTTGAAACCGGTATTTCGGTTCAGGTGCCCATTTTTGTCAACGAAGGCGATCGCATCAAGGTTGACACGCGCACCAAGGAATACCTGGGCCGGGAATGA
- the yihA gene encoding ribosome biogenesis GTP-binding protein YihA/YsxC, with translation MNPVLTLETTAYTLEQLISLPEAQIALAGRSNVGKSSLINALAGRKKLAKVSSTPGKTRSVNYYRVTPHDFYLVDLPGYGYARASHTEREKWARLLERYLVECASLKALALLLDSRLEPQKLDKNLASFARTNGLNIVPVLTKADKCSQRERANRQNEWQELLGTRPLVTSSSNRYGIDNLWRALVETAVPQRVAPGTLDAADAESEPQSGTIPEQEPQGQA, from the coding sequence ATGAATCCCGTTCTTACCCTTGAAACTACAGCCTATACTCTTGAGCAGCTCATATCACTGCCCGAGGCGCAGATAGCCCTTGCGGGGCGCTCCAATGTGGGTAAATCATCGCTTATCAACGCGCTGGCTGGCCGCAAAAAACTGGCAAAAGTCAGCTCCACGCCCGGCAAAACCCGCTCGGTGAATTATTACCGCGTGACACCCCATGACTTTTATCTCGTTGACCTGCCGGGTTACGGCTATGCCCGCGCAAGCCATACGGAGCGCGAAAAATGGGCGCGCCTGCTTGAGCGGTATCTGGTGGAATGCGCAAGCCTCAAGGCCTTGGCCCTGTTGCTCGACAGCCGACTTGAACCCCAGAAGCTCGACAAAAATCTGGCGTCCTTTGCCCGCACCAACGGCCTGAATATTGTGCCCGTGCTGACCAAGGCAGACAAGTGCAGTCAGAGGGAACGCGCCAACCGCCAGAATGAATGGCAAGAACTGCTCGGAACCCGGCCCCTCGTCACGTCTTCCAGCAACCGTTACGGCATTGATAACCTCTGGCGCGCTCTCGTTGAAACAGCGGTTCCCCAGCGCGTGGCCCCCGGCACACTTGATGCCGCTGACGCGGAATCTGAGCCCCAGAGTGGTACTATTCCTGAGCAGGAGCCGCAGGGACAGGCTTAA
- a CDS encoding cation diffusion facilitator family transporter, with protein MDNGASEKSRAAMLSLLAALGLTSIKLAVGLYTNSLGILSEALHSGLDLLAAALTLAAVKISAKPADSRHPYGHGKAENLSALAQTVLLFATCVWVVYEGVQRLASGSSPVVPSLWGVGVMAISMAIDINRVRVLRRVAKDFNSQALEADALHFSTDILSSAVVLVGVLAVWLAQALQLPEPISRVLSQADTVAALLVAAIIFRASMHMASDAVNMLMDSGSSQASEAIVVAVQKIAGISEVTRVRVRTSGPQSFVDLTVGVAPGLKVSDGHRLAHEAEEAVAGVLPGADVTVHVEPRKSCRIDENNPFALVQVAASEHGLAVHDVHILSADSACHIELHVELPGQMPFDRAYARVKAFEDTLREALPGVEIVSHMEPKAPGAALEPGASVSVPFSEMAWREIKAAVENEPLAAMPHKFSTYVLPEQGVCISFHCNVSVGLSVEEAHNVCTRLEKRIRAAVPQLGRLSIHMEPAVVSNTPAA; from the coding sequence ATGGATAACGGCGCTAGCGAAAAAAGCCGCGCAGCCATGTTGTCGCTGCTCGCGGCACTGGGGCTTACCAGCATCAAACTTGCGGTTGGCCTGTATACCAACAGCCTTGGCATATTGTCTGAAGCATTGCACAGCGGGCTTGATCTGCTGGCGGCTGCCCTTACCCTTGCTGCGGTGAAAATTTCAGCCAAGCCTGCAGATTCGCGGCATCCTTACGGGCATGGCAAGGCCGAAAACCTCTCGGCTCTTGCGCAGACGGTGCTTTTGTTCGCCACCTGCGTGTGGGTGGTGTACGAGGGCGTTCAGCGCCTCGCTTCAGGCTCAAGCCCTGTTGTGCCTTCGCTTTGGGGTGTTGGCGTCATGGCGATTTCCATGGCCATTGACATCAACCGGGTCCGTGTTTTGCGGCGGGTTGCCAAAGACTTCAACAGTCAGGCCCTAGAAGCTGATGCCCTGCATTTTTCCACAGATATTCTTTCTTCTGCCGTGGTGCTTGTGGGTGTGCTGGCTGTATGGCTTGCACAGGCTCTGCAACTGCCCGAACCCATAAGCCGCGTACTTTCGCAGGCAGATACGGTGGCGGCTCTGCTTGTGGCTGCGATTATTTTTCGGGCAAGCATGCACATGGCCTCGGATGCCGTGAATATGCTGATGGATTCTGGCTCATCACAGGCGAGCGAAGCCATTGTGGTGGCTGTGCAAAAAATCGCGGGCATTTCCGAAGTCACGCGGGTACGTGTGCGCACCAGCGGGCCGCAAAGCTTTGTGGATTTGACTGTGGGCGTTGCGCCGGGGCTGAAGGTCAGCGATGGACATCGCCTTGCGCATGAGGCTGAGGAAGCTGTTGCTGGCGTTTTGCCCGGTGCGGACGTGACCGTGCATGTTGAGCCTCGCAAATCGTGCCGCATTGATGAAAACAATCCCTTTGCCCTGGTGCAGGTTGCCGCATCTGAGCATGGGCTTGCAGTTCATGATGTGCATATTTTGAGCGCAGACAGCGCCTGTCATATTGAGCTGCATGTTGAACTGCCGGGTCAGATGCCCTTTGACCGGGCGTATGCGCGGGTCAAGGCTTTTGAAGACACACTGCGGGAGGCCTTGCCAGGTGTTGAAATCGTCAGTCACATGGAACCCAAGGCCCCAGGCGCCGCGCTTGAGCCGGGCGCTTCGGTTTCTGTGCCTTTTTCAGAGATGGCCTGGCGTGAAATCAAGGCAGCAGTGGAAAATGAGCCTCTGGCGGCGATGCCGCACAAATTTTCTACCTATGTGCTGCCAGAGCAGGGGGTCTGCATTTCATTCCACTGTAATGTGAGTGTGGGGCTGTCTGTGGAGGAGGCGCACAACGTCTGTACGCGCCTTGAAAAGCGCATTCGTGCCGCAGTGCCCCAACTGGGGCGACTGAGCATCCATATGGAACCGGCAGTTGTGTCAAATACCCCTGCGGCATAA
- a CDS encoding outer membrane protein assembly factor BamD gives MHKKLLRSILLVISMFAVSGCGIIDMIYLPPAEDTAQEVFEAANDAMSEKNYVRAVELYNKLRDTYPFSPYTVDAELSLADAYFLDEEYELAAETYKDFESLHPRHEAIPYVLYQTGMSLMKQFRSIDRATTELKEAYDYFDRLRQTFPDSPYSKSAEEHMRTCRQLMAEHELYIADVFWHMKKYGPAWHRYEYIMKNFKDVPEVADHAKEKSLAAYHNYREAQSQEVREKREGSWKRWFTWL, from the coding sequence ATGCATAAAAAACTGCTTCGCTCCATTTTGCTTGTCATAAGCATGTTTGCGGTTTCCGGTTGCGGCATCATTGATATGATCTACCTGCCGCCGGCGGAAGACACCGCCCAGGAGGTTTTTGAAGCCGCCAATGACGCCATGAGTGAGAAAAACTACGTGCGCGCCGTGGAGCTGTACAACAAACTTCGCGATACGTATCCCTTTAGCCCGTACACGGTTGATGCGGAACTGTCGCTTGCAGATGCCTACTTCCTTGACGAGGAATATGAGCTTGCTGCCGAAACCTACAAGGATTTCGAGTCGCTGCATCCTCGCCACGAAGCTATCCCCTATGTTCTGTACCAGACGGGCATGTCGCTCATGAAGCAGTTCCGCTCCATTGACAGGGCCACCACAGAACTCAAGGAAGCTTACGACTACTTTGACCGCTTGCGTCAGACCTTCCCCGACTCTCCGTATTCCAAGAGCGCGGAAGAACACATGCGCACGTGCCGTCAGCTCATGGCCGAACACGAACTGTATATTGCAGACGTGTTCTGGCACATGAAAAAGTACGGTCCGGCCTGGCATCGTTACGAATACATTATGAAAAACTTCAAGGACGTGCCTGAAGTTGCCGACCATGCCAAGGAAAAGAGCCTCGCTGCTTACCACAACTATCGTGAGGCGCAGTCGCAGGAAGTCCGTGAAAAGCGTGAAGGCAGCTGGAAGCGGTGGTTTACCTGGCTGTAA
- the trxB gene encoding thioredoxin-disulfide reductase → MKEYDAVVIGSGPAGITAAMYLARSGCSVLMPEQLAAGGQILQTEAMENYPGFPKGIKGYELADLFEAHLTGLDVDRPAAAVESVTGSAGRFAVRAGGVDYIGKTVIVCSGAHHKPLGLEGEDRLRGHGVSYCAICDGNFFRNQTVAVVGGGNSALEESLYLAKIVGKLYLIHRRDEFRGHKIYQDKLDAYGDKIEILRSSVVSRLHGENELTGLTVKELKTGEERHLPVDGLFVYVGYEPSTGFLPAEVVRDAQGFIITDTEMRTSIPGVFAAGDIRSKLCRQVITAAGDGATAAQAAFVFLEQLHA, encoded by the coding sequence ATGAAAGAATATGATGCCGTAGTCATAGGCAGCGGCCCCGCTGGCATTACGGCAGCAATGTATCTGGCCCGCTCTGGTTGCTCGGTGCTTATGCCCGAGCAACTGGCAGCGGGTGGCCAGATTTTGCAGACTGAGGCCATGGAAAACTATCCCGGTTTTCCCAAGGGCATCAAGGGTTATGAGCTGGCGGATCTTTTTGAAGCGCATTTGACCGGTCTTGATGTTGATCGGCCAGCTGCGGCTGTTGAATCCGTAACCGGTTCGGCGGGTCGTTTTGCTGTTCGCGCCGGAGGCGTGGATTATATCGGCAAGACGGTCATTGTTTGTTCCGGAGCGCACCACAAGCCGCTCGGACTTGAGGGCGAAGACCGGCTGCGCGGCCATGGCGTTTCCTATTGCGCCATCTGCGACGGCAATTTCTTTCGCAATCAGACCGTGGCGGTTGTAGGCGGTGGTAATTCGGCGTTGGAAGAGTCGCTTTATCTTGCAAAGATTGTGGGAAAGCTCTATCTTATCCATCGCCGCGATGAATTCCGCGGGCACAAGATTTATCAGGATAAGCTTGACGCCTATGGCGACAAGATCGAGATCCTGCGCAGCAGCGTTGTGAGCCGTTTACACGGCGAAAACGAGCTGACAGGTCTGACGGTTAAGGAACTGAAGACCGGAGAGGAACGTCATTTGCCCGTAGACGGGCTTTTCGTCTACGTGGGCTATGAACCCTCCACCGGCTTTTTGCCCGCAGAGGTCGTACGTGACGCGCAAGGTTTCATTATCACCGATACGGAAATGCGCACCAGCATTCCGGGCGTTTTCGCAGCCGGTGATATTCGCTCCAAGCTTTGTCGTCAGGTAATCACTGCCGCCGGTGACGGCGCAACTGCCGCGCAGGCGGCGTTTGTATTTTTGGAACAGCTCCATGCATAA
- the trxA gene encoding thioredoxin — protein sequence MAEQVTDATFESVVLKSDLPVLLDFWAPWCGPCRAVGPIIDELATEYDGKVRVVKMNVDENPATPTKFGIRAIPTLVLFKKGETVEQITGAVTKAALKDLIDTKALA from the coding sequence ATGGCTGAACAGGTCACTGACGCCACCTTTGAAAGCGTTGTGCTCAAGTCCGATCTTCCGGTTCTGCTCGATTTTTGGGCTCCCTGGTGCGGTCCTTGCCGCGCTGTTGGCCCCATCATTGATGAACTGGCCACTGAGTATGACGGCAAGGTGCGTGTCGTAAAAATGAACGTGGACGAAAATCCGGCCACGCCCACCAAGTTTGGCATCCGCGCTATCCCGACTCTTGTCCTTTTCAAAAAGGGTGAAACGGTAGAGCAGATCACAGGTGCTGTGACCAAGGCTGCCCTGAAAGACCTTATCGATACAAAGGCTCTGGCATGA
- the tsaD gene encoding tRNA (adenosine(37)-N6)-threonylcarbamoyltransferase complex transferase subunit TsaD, protein MLCLGIESSCDETALALVEDGRLVDAVLASQADVHALFGGVVPELASREHYRFVGALFDELMRRSGRANSDIDLVAAARGPGLLGSLLVGVAFAKGLALGLGKPFLGVNHLHAHLLAVGLEQKLLFPALGLLVSGGHTHIYRLESPWDCRLLGRTLDDAAGEAFDKVGKFLGLAYPGGKLMDALARAGHATPTMFPRPYLDNDNLDFSFSGLKTAATGLAAHQLAGQEWPRPLTDIAHAPQALKDYCASFNLAVVDTLCAKVARALDRNPGVTTLLMAGGVACNSLLRERIELLMQGRGGQAYIPGPLLCTDNAAMIAHAGWLLGARGFSHDLRMETIPRGKIIPDDMLCSLC, encoded by the coding sequence ATGTTGTGTTTGGGAATTGAAAGTTCTTGCGACGAAACCGCATTGGCGCTGGTTGAAGACGGGCGGCTTGTGGATGCCGTGCTTGCAAGCCAGGCCGATGTGCATGCCCTGTTTGGCGGTGTGGTGCCGGAACTTGCCTCGCGCGAGCATTACCGCTTTGTGGGCGCGTTGTTTGACGAACTGATGCGGCGCAGCGGCAGGGCCAATTCTGATATTGATCTTGTGGCAGCAGCGCGCGGCCCTGGCCTGCTTGGCAGTCTGCTGGTGGGCGTTGCCTTTGCCAAAGGGCTGGCCCTTGGCCTTGGCAAACCCTTTCTTGGGGTCAACCACCTGCATGCGCACCTTCTGGCAGTAGGGCTGGAGCAGAAATTGCTTTTTCCAGCCCTTGGTCTGCTGGTATCGGGCGGGCACACGCATATCTATCGGCTTGAATCGCCTTGGGATTGCCGCCTCCTTGGGCGCACTCTTGATGACGCAGCTGGTGAAGCGTTTGACAAGGTTGGCAAATTTCTGGGTCTGGCTTATCCTGGCGGCAAGCTTATGGATGCTTTGGCCAGGGCAGGGCATGCCACGCCAACCATGTTTCCCCGGCCTTATCTTGATAATGACAATCTGGATTTCAGCTTCAGCGGTCTCAAGACCGCCGCAACAGGTCTTGCCGCGCATCAGTTGGCGGGGCAGGAGTGGCCTCGTCCGCTGACAGATATTGCCCATGCGCCTCAAGCGCTTAAAGATTATTGCGCTTCATTCAATCTGGCTGTTGTAGATACCTTGTGCGCCAAGGTGGCTCGGGCACTTGACCGCAACCCCGGTGTTACAACACTGCTGATGGCTGGTGGGGTAGCCTGCAATTCACTGCTGCGTGAACGGATTGAACTGCTCATGCAAGGCAGGGGAGGCCAGGCTTATATTCCCGGCCCCCTGTTATGTACCGATAATGCCGCAATGATTGCCCATGCTGGCTGGCTCTTGGGCGCACGGGGTTTCAGTCATGATTTGCGTATGGAAACCATACCCCGTGGCAAAATCATACCCGATGACATGTTGTGCAGCTTGTGCTGA
- the fbp gene encoding class 1 fructose-bisphosphatase, which translates to MADITVTEHLLLHQKRSPQATGQFTGLLYDLILSGKSISRRIAKAGLLDILGGTGEVNVQGEDVQKMDSIANRILLYRMERCGALCAMGSEEEAELIRVSKEFPRGDYILIFDPLDGSSNIDVNINVGTIFSILRRPEGHTGEVALDEVLQPGIKQVAAGYILYGPSTMLVLSTGQGVHGFTLDPGVGEFLLSHPDMRIPEQGHIYSVNEGNWKKWDAPARDAVNWFHGCETSDGKPYSSRYVGALVADFHRTLINGGIYMYPPDANKPNGKLRLMCEANPLAFLAEQAGGKASDGHGRILERVPDKLHARTPLYIGSTLDVEAVEKIYARHAGR; encoded by the coding sequence ATGGCTGACATCACGGTTACGGAACACCTGCTGCTGCATCAGAAGCGTAGCCCCCAGGCAACGGGCCAGTTTACTGGTCTTCTGTACGACCTGATCCTTTCGGGAAAAAGCATTTCCCGTCGTATCGCCAAGGCTGGCCTGCTTGATATCCTCGGCGGCACGGGCGAAGTGAATGTTCAGGGTGAAGATGTGCAGAAGATGGATTCCATCGCCAACCGCATCCTGCTTTATCGCATGGAGCGTTGCGGCGCTCTCTGCGCGATGGGGTCGGAAGAAGAAGCAGAACTTATCCGGGTGAGCAAGGAATTCCCGCGCGGAGACTATATTCTGATTTTTGATCCACTGGACGGCTCATCAAATATTGATGTGAATATTAATGTTGGCACCATATTTTCCATTTTGCGCAGGCCTGAAGGACATACCGGGGAGGTTGCGCTGGATGAAGTGCTGCAACCCGGCATCAAGCAGGTAGCGGCTGGGTATATTCTGTATGGCCCTTCCACCATGCTGGTTCTCAGCACAGGGCAGGGCGTGCACGGCTTTACCCTAGATCCTGGTGTGGGCGAATTTTTGCTGTCTCACCCTGATATGCGCATTCCCGAGCAGGGACACATTTATTCAGTCAATGAAGGCAACTGGAAAAAATGGGATGCGCCAGCCCGCGATGCCGTCAACTGGTTCCACGGTTGCGAAACTTCGGACGGCAAACCCTATTCTTCACGCTATGTGGGCGCGCTGGTGGCCGACTTTCACCGCACGCTCATCAACGGCGGTATTTACATGTATCCGCCCGATGCCAACAAGCCCAATGGCAAACTGCGCCTGATGTGCGAGGCCAACCCCTTGGCTTTTCTTGCAGAGCAGGCTGGCGGCAAGGCGAGCGACGGGCACGGACGCATTCTTGAAAGGGTGCCGGACAAGCTCCATGCGCGCACCCCCCTGTACATAGGCTCGACGCTGGATGTTGAGGCTGTGGAAAAAATCTATGCCCGTCACGCGGGCAGATAG
- a CDS encoding tetratricopeptide repeat protein, with translation MTEKIEWYKEVLELEPNSKVFFPLARLLSEAGRTDEAVEILEQGLARHEEFLEARLFLIELLHTANRLEACEKQVGRLTKMFSTYAGFWQAWAACINAAGDAPDTAAVLRFLALNFSKGPVSLHEVINQGLASLSGAGATAGAGVSLQARSEAAIPAADSSVHEVAFAAASTSAHHAATGAVAPVAEAAEYFVAAPVLAAAPGPATSMHEADAPLDVDVHVDGVDAHDPIDFDPDLAMADDEALPAEPEGTPSMLARGADAYATYAAPVTQSEAVVVDDADDGEERFSLRTRSMAEVLAEQGDIKGALDIYHELAAAAVHPEESADLRQRITTLTARLGNAQTVDPVQPAVTAEHASGKDKLISMLEALAERVEARAHS, from the coding sequence ATGACGGAAAAAATTGAATGGTATAAAGAAGTCCTGGAGCTTGAGCCCAATTCCAAGGTCTTTTTCCCTCTGGCGCGTCTGCTTTCCGAAGCTGGTCGCACAGATGAAGCCGTTGAAATTCTGGAGCAGGGGCTTGCCCGGCACGAGGAATTTCTTGAAGCCAGGCTTTTTCTCATAGAGTTGCTGCACACCGCCAATCGGCTCGAGGCCTGCGAAAAGCAGGTGGGCAGGCTGACAAAAATGTTTTCTACCTATGCAGGCTTTTGGCAGGCATGGGCTGCCTGCATCAATGCTGCTGGTGATGCGCCTGATACTGCCGCCGTGCTGCGTTTCCTGGCCCTCAATTTTTCAAAGGGGCCGGTATCATTGCACGAGGTCATCAACCAGGGGTTGGCCTCTCTGTCAGGAGCTGGAGCCACTGCGGGCGCTGGGGTTAGTTTGCAGGCGCGTTCTGAGGCTGCCATCCCTGCTGCTGATTCATCCGTACATGAGGTGGCATTTGCAGCGGCATCAACGTCTGCACACCATGCAGCAACCGGGGCCGTAGCGCCCGTGGCAGAGGCGGCTGAGTACTTTGTTGCCGCTCCTGTCCTGGCAGCCGCTCCCGGCCCGGCAACTTCCATGCATGAAGCGGATGCCCCGCTTGATGTTGATGTTCATGTTGATGGCGTTGACGCTCACGATCCCATTGATTTTGATCCTGATCTTGCCATGGCGGACGATGAGGCCCTGCCAGCAGAACCGGAAGGCACTCCTTCCATGCTGGCTCGCGGTGCAGATGCATATGCCACATATGCTGCCCCTGTCACACAGTCCGAAGCTGTTGTTGTAGACGATGCAGATGATGGGGAGGAGCGTTTTTCGCTGCGTACCCGCTCAATGGCCGAAGTGCTGGCAGAACAGGGTGACATCAAGGGGGCACTTGATATTTACCATGAGCTTGCTGCTGCAGCGGTACATCCGGAAGAAAGCGCTGATTTGCGTCAGCGCATTACTACGTTGACTGCGCGACTGGGCAACGCCCAGACGGTAGATCCTGTCCAACCCGCTGTAACGGCAGAACATGCCAGCGGTAAGGACAAGCTGATAAGCATGCTTGAAGCTTTGGCTGAACGTGTCGAAGCCAGGGCGCACAGTTAA